In Silene latifolia isolate original U9 population chromosome X, ASM4854445v1, whole genome shotgun sequence, the following proteins share a genomic window:
- the LOC141617553 gene encoding uncharacterized protein LOC141617553, whose protein sequence is MEKEDKENNTRKDNIEDIVSEHVVEVPFPHALAHSKRSERDEDLYETFRKCEVNIPLLNILKGIPRYAKFLKELCTPRRNSKRGTQRVKVSEHVSAIFKKSLPKKCGDPRMFTIPCSIGKKSFTHAMLDLGASINVMPYNLYEILGLPPLLKTDVVIQPAYRSNIYPKGMVEDVLVEVDHLTFPADFYVLDMEVDSRATTILLGWPFMKTSKTKIDVSNGNLTMEFDEKRLTYNIYDAMKHPDDAHS, encoded by the coding sequence ATGGAAAAAGAAGACAAAGAAAACAACACCAGAAAGGACAATATTGAAGACATCGTAAGTGAACATGTCGTTGAGGTACCTTTCCCTCATGCTCTCGCACATTCTAAGAGGTCTGAAAGAGATGAGGATCTCTATGAAACTTTTAGAAAGTGTGAAGTGAACATTCCCTTATTAAATATTTTAAAAGGTATTCCAAGGTATGCAAAGTTCCTCAAGGAACTTTGTACACCTAGGAGAAACTCAAAAAGGGGAACCCAAAGAGTAAAGGTGAGTGAACATGTCTCCGCCATTTTCAAAAAGTCACTTCCTAAGAAGTGTGGCGATCCGAGGATGTTCACTATACCTTGCTCTATTGGGAAGAAAAGTTTCACCCATGCCATGTTAGACCTAGGAGCGTCAATTAATGTAATGCCCTATAATCTTTATGAGATTTTGGGACTTCCACCCTTGTTGAAAACCGATGTAGTGATCCAACCTGCgtatcgctcaaacatttatccCAAGGGAATGGTGGAGGATGTGTTAGTAGAGGTAGATCATTTAACTTTTCCGGCCGACTTCTATGTCCTTGACATGGAAGTCGACTCGAGGGCCACTACGATCCTTTTAGGATGGCCTTTCATGAAAACCTCTAAAACTAAGATTGACGTGTCTAATGGGAACCTAACTATGGAATTTGACGAAAAGAGGCTCACATACAATATCTATGATGCAATGAAACATCCCGACGACGCACATTCATGA